Proteins encoded in a region of the Chelonoidis abingdonii isolate Lonesome George chromosome 2, CheloAbing_2.0, whole genome shotgun sequence genome:
- the PCMTD1 gene encoding protein-L-isoaspartate O-methyltransferase domain-containing protein 1: MSTHALLPNIRSVDEEEQKGLLGGQTHCPSTRQFWSPSRSGPSKVIVGTPFTLPTPQAMIKADSSLTGWETHLDHHIAQRVWTPQRGQDANKRTKTDGRDARAGQQTPLRKPSSTWRKHAPTFGILIETIYPEEPPVKAPCAVRNLQDLARIYIRRTLRNFINDEMQAKGIPQKPPPKRKRRRYHRRRFSTYVFRGNQLIPEPLDSEEDERMEEDNRDDDDKDHNEALKPEEPPRNLLREKIMSLPLPESLKAYLTYYREK, encoded by the exons ATGTCTACACATGCATTACTTCCAAACATTCGGTCTGTAGATGAAGAGGAGCAAAAAGGACTGCTTGGAGGCCAAACTCATTGTCCCTCCACCAGACAGTTCTGGTCTCCCTCACGTAGTGGACCTTCCAAGGTCATAGTTGGTACTCCCTTCACCCTTCCTACCCCACAGGCCATGATCAAAGCAGATTCATCCCTCACGGGTTGGGAAACTCACCTAGACCATCACATAGCCCAGCGTGTCTGGACACCACAAAGAGGCCAGGATGCAAATAAACGTACTAAAACTGATGGAA GGGATGCACGTGCAGGTCAACAGACACCACTAAGAAAACCTTCCAGCACATGGCGCAAACACGCACCCACGTTTGGAATACTAATAGAGACCATATATcctgaagaacctccagttaaaG CCCCATGTGCTGTTAGGAATCTACAGGACTTAGCTCGGATCTACATTAGACGCACTCTTAGAAATTTCATAAATGATGAGATGCAAGCCAAGGGTATCCCTCAGAAGCCCCCACCAAAACGAAAACGCAGGAGGTACCATAGACGCAGGTTTAGCACCTATGTCTTTAGGGGCAATCAGCTCATTCCTGAGCCTCTAGACAGTGAAGAGGATGAAAGGATGGAAGAAGACAAcagagatgatgatgataaagatCACAATGAAGCCTTGAAGCCAGAGGAACCGCCTCGAAATTTATTGCGAGAAAAAATTATGAGTCTACCGCTACCCGAATCTTTAAAAGCATACTTGACGTACTACAGAGAAAAGTAA